The following proteins come from a genomic window of Archocentrus centrarchus isolate MPI-CPG fArcCen1 chromosome 3, fArcCen1, whole genome shotgun sequence:
- the slc67a1 gene encoding solute carrier family 22 member 18 isoform X2, with protein MSRRGERNDQTTTASVSSPETAADHSQRMKTIYIMYLITALEITWMFLQFSVTPYLAKKLGFDTLWFGYLQTMVGVVQLLGGPVFGRFADLFGARMALSLVCTSTIVFFLLLATAETPAMLFIHKLPTVFMHVLPASQMVVTDLSEPEKRADALSKLGLCFGIGMIAGSTLGGQLSKLYGERFAACFGAAGSAFSLLLVFKFIPKTTKAETARGDTTGDNKKSVFSLGEITRLMKFPGVTQTFIIKIVAGLPSGIFQVMFSIIALDFFKLQPEENGYLMAYFGIIQMVIQGGVIGRLTARYSENSLLLLSIGVSSMVGLAQAYIQNVFQFCLNIIPMMFSLSVFNVITDTMLTKSVPSSDTGTMLGLCASVQSLLRTVGPTIGGFLYVNYGISSIGLIQCFVNIGMFVYLLQRRQNKTDEQRK; from the exons ATGAGTCGAAGAGGTGAAAGAAACGATCAAACGACCACAGCCTCTGTTTCCTCTCCGGAAACCGCCGCAGACCATTCACAGCGGATGAAGACAATCTACATCATGTATCTAATCACCGCTTTGGAAATCACATGGATGTTTTTACAGTTCTCTGTCACCCCT TATTTAGCAAAGAAACTTGGCTTCGACACGTTGTGGTTTGGTTATTTGCAAACCATGGTTGGTGTGGTTCAGCTGCTCGGGGGTCCTGTGTTTGGCAG GTTTGCAGATCTGTTTGGGGCACGGATGGCCTTGTCCCTGGTGTGTACTTCTACTATTGTCTTCTTTCTGCTCCTGGCCACAGCAGAAACTCCAGCCATGCTGTTCATCCACAAACTCCCCACAGTCTTCATGCATGTCCTGCCTG CATCGCAAATGGTCGTTACAGACCTTTCAGAGCCTGAGAAACGAGCTGATGCCTTATCCAAACTTGGTCTGTGTTTTGGTATTGGTATGATAGCTGGCTCCACATTAGGCGGACAGCTGAGCAAACTCTATGG GGAGAGGTTTGCTGCGTGTTTTGGTGCTGCAGGGAGCGCCTTCAGCTTGTTGTTAGTTTTCAAGTTCATCCCAAAAACTACTAAAGCTGAAACTGCCAGAGGCGACACTACGG GTGACAACAAAAAGTCAGTTTTCAGTCTGGGTGAGATTACAAGGCTGATGAAGTTTCCAGGAGTGACGCAGACTTTCATTATCAAGATAGTCGCAGGTTTGCCATCAG GCATTTTTCAAGTGATGTTCTCTATCATTGCACTGGATTTCTTTAAGCTGCAACCTGAGGAGAATGGTTACCTCATGGCCTATTTTGGCATCATTCAAATG GTTATTCAAGGAGGAGTGATCGGTCGACTTACGGCGAGATACTCTGAGAATTCATTGCTACTTCTGTCCATTGGAGTGTCCTCTATGGTGGGACTGGCTCAG gcaTATATACAGAATGTGTTCCAGTTCTGCCTTAACATCATCCCAATGATGTTCTCGCTCAGTGTGTTTAATGTCATCACAGACACCATGCTCACCAAGAGTGTACCGTCCTCTGACACAG GTACAATGCTGGGACTGTGTGCGTCTGTTCAGTCTCTGCTTCGCACAGTGGGACCCACTATTGGTGGCTTCTTGTATGTGAACTATGGCATTTCCTCTATAGGTTTAATCCAGTGTTTCGTGAATATTGGGATGTTTGTTTACCTGCTGCAGCGGCGACAAAACAAGACAGACGAGCAGAGGAAGTGA
- the slc67a1 gene encoding solute carrier family 22 member 18 isoform X1, translating to MDVFTVLCHPYPSDRKEEWLTEEALRTSESWTRSRTIESSCCIVVGLDMSMTLRVPLSATSEIEYLAKKLGFDTLWFGYLQTMVGVVQLLGGPVFGRFADLFGARMALSLVCTSTIVFFLLLATAETPAMLFIHKLPTVFMHVLPASQMVVTDLSEPEKRADALSKLGLCFGIGMIAGSTLGGQLSKLYGERFAACFGAAGSAFSLLLVFKFIPKTTKAETARGDTTGDNKKSVFSLGEITRLMKFPGVTQTFIIKIVAGLPSGIFQVMFSIIALDFFKLQPEENGYLMAYFGIIQMVIQGGVIGRLTARYSENSLLLLSIGVSSMVGLAQAYIQNVFQFCLNIIPMMFSLSVFNVITDTMLTKSVPSSDTGTMLGLCASVQSLLRTVGPTIGGFLYVNYGISSIGLIQCFVNIGMFVYLLQRRQNKTDEQRK from the exons ATGGATGTTTTTACAGTTCTCTGTCACCCCT ATCCATCAGACAGAAAGGAGGAGTGGTTAACAGAAGAAGCACTGAGGACTTCGGAGTCTTGGACAAGATCAAGAACAATAGAATCCTCATGCTGCATAGTAGTGGGCCTTGACATGTCAATGACTTTGAGAGTCCCTTTGTCTGCTACTTCTGAAATTGAG TATTTAGCAAAGAAACTTGGCTTCGACACGTTGTGGTTTGGTTATTTGCAAACCATGGTTGGTGTGGTTCAGCTGCTCGGGGGTCCTGTGTTTGGCAG GTTTGCAGATCTGTTTGGGGCACGGATGGCCTTGTCCCTGGTGTGTACTTCTACTATTGTCTTCTTTCTGCTCCTGGCCACAGCAGAAACTCCAGCCATGCTGTTCATCCACAAACTCCCCACAGTCTTCATGCATGTCCTGCCTG CATCGCAAATGGTCGTTACAGACCTTTCAGAGCCTGAGAAACGAGCTGATGCCTTATCCAAACTTGGTCTGTGTTTTGGTATTGGTATGATAGCTGGCTCCACATTAGGCGGACAGCTGAGCAAACTCTATGG GGAGAGGTTTGCTGCGTGTTTTGGTGCTGCAGGGAGCGCCTTCAGCTTGTTGTTAGTTTTCAAGTTCATCCCAAAAACTACTAAAGCTGAAACTGCCAGAGGCGACACTACGG GTGACAACAAAAAGTCAGTTTTCAGTCTGGGTGAGATTACAAGGCTGATGAAGTTTCCAGGAGTGACGCAGACTTTCATTATCAAGATAGTCGCAGGTTTGCCATCAG GCATTTTTCAAGTGATGTTCTCTATCATTGCACTGGATTTCTTTAAGCTGCAACCTGAGGAGAATGGTTACCTCATGGCCTATTTTGGCATCATTCAAATG GTTATTCAAGGAGGAGTGATCGGTCGACTTACGGCGAGATACTCTGAGAATTCATTGCTACTTCTGTCCATTGGAGTGTCCTCTATGGTGGGACTGGCTCAG gcaTATATACAGAATGTGTTCCAGTTCTGCCTTAACATCATCCCAATGATGTTCTCGCTCAGTGTGTTTAATGTCATCACAGACACCATGCTCACCAAGAGTGTACCGTCCTCTGACACAG GTACAATGCTGGGACTGTGTGCGTCTGTTCAGTCTCTGCTTCGCACAGTGGGACCCACTATTGGTGGCTTCTTGTATGTGAACTATGGCATTTCCTCTATAGGTTTAATCCAGTGTTTCGTGAATATTGGGATGTTTGTTTACCTGCTGCAGCGGCGACAAAACAAGACAGACGAGCAGAGGAAGTGA